A region of the Arachis hypogaea cultivar Tifrunner chromosome 15, arahy.Tifrunner.gnm2.J5K5, whole genome shotgun sequence genome:
acacaagtcataatcaaattaacagtgatgataggaaaaccaaaagcaatgagagtactctccaaaaacctccaatccaccctatcataagctttttcaagatcaattttaaaagcaagagtacctttcttggattttgtgtgcttcataaaattcagaatttcttgggccacaataatattatcaggagCACCACGACCCGGAATAAAACCTCCTTGTAAAGGACTAACAATATCTGGAAGAAAAGGCCGAAGTCGGTTAGTCAATACTTTtgtgataattttataaacaacattacacaagctaataggcctgaaatccttcataaaggtagggttatcaattttaggaataagcacaatcagagtttccatgatgctaggatttaagaactctcccaaaaaagcgctccggacaatattccaaatctcagtgcctactatctcccaatattctttaaaaaaataagcttGAAAGCCATCTGGACCAGGAGCCTTAAAAGGGCTCATACTAAATACTGCTGACTTGACTTCCGCAAAAGAGACAGGGTCAATTAACCTAGCACAAGCCTCAGTACTTAGTGTGGGCATCGGAACATCCCCTAAACAATCAACCTCAACCTCTTCCGTTGTACCAAAGAGATTCTTGTAaaaagagagagcttcttccTGGAGAATATCTGGATCAGTAGACCAAGACCCATCTCTAACATATAATCCATGTACTCTATTATGGTTTCTACGTACCAAAGTCTAAAGATGAAAGAATTTAGTGTTTCTATCCCCATACTTGACCCACTGCTCTCTAGATTTCTGGTACCAAAAAAGTTCCTCTTGCAACAAAAGCCTATTGTAATCTTCCCTCAGTTCAGCTTCTTTAATTCTCAGAGATAACACATCGGTAACCTCCAAACGCCGTTGAATCTGATCAATCTGATATTCCAGCTTATTTTTTCGCataaaaatatttccaaaaatctttgaGTTGAAGTCCAAATAAGCCTGTTGAACCATCTTAAGCCTTTCGGTAACGCCTCCAAACTCTTGATTCCAAGCCTTACTAATAACATGTTTATAAGAAGGATGTGTTGCCCACGCAGCTTGAAACCTAAATGGACGTGAACCTTTCACTCTGGGGCTACCATGACAACGAACTAaaataggacaatgatcagaatGAAGCCTGCTAAGAATTTCAGAATAACCCTCAGGAAACATTGTCATCCACGCCTCATTAACTATAGCTCTATCCAACCTTTTAGCCAAGTCCCTGCCAGCCTGACCTGCTCTATACCAAGTATATCTCCTACCAGTCACTTTAAGATCAAAGAGCTCACAGTCATCCAGAGTAGTAGCTAATAGACTAGCTctgtgagaagaaaaataagcaccTGTACTCTCATCTGGTGCcacaatctcattaaaatcaccaacggCCATCCATGGTCTATTATGGCCTGAATTAATAGAACGCAAATGATCCCAAAGCATACATCTTTTTCCGAATTGAGGACTCCCATATACTGCACTACAAAGCCAAACTAAGTTACCCACACTCACTTTTACTGTGATACATTGGTCAATTTGATCAATAACCACACAAGAAGCATTAGCAATAGAAGATAGAAACCAAATGCCACCCCTGTGTCCTACTGCTTCCTCAATACCAACacaatgaaaacccaacttatcccaaaaattcttcaaattattaaacatggtatgagtctcaaagagaaagaagaaagatggtttATATATTCTCACCAAATTTTTGCAATGCACACGGGCCATCTTGTTAGACGCACCCCTCACATTCCAGGCTATGATATTGAAACTATCcataaaaacagcaaaaagagAGCTCCAATAACAAACCCGAGACTCAACATGATGTCCCTGTCTTTGACGATCCTGCCTTTAATGGACCCTCAAGTTGCAGCCCAATTTTCTCCGTCGAAACTTGCACCATACCCGCCGTCGATGCTCCATCCTTATCTACTGGTGAATTCTGCAAAGAGTTTGGGCGAGGACGCTTTCGCACAGTGCCATTTGTTGTCTCACCTTGCTGCTGATGATGAACATTGTGCCGGGTCCCCGAAGAAGCCATACTAACCGGTTTTCCAATATTGATGCCCCTGCTTAATTTTACTTTGGATCCAGTTGTATGTGTTGTACGTTGGTGATTAGGCCTTGTCCAAGTATTGGTAGCCTTGTTAGGAGTCTTCTTTACTTTTGGTTGGACCTGATGGGTGCTAAGAGAAGGCTTTTGACCCATTTTATACTTTCCTTTCCTAATCACTTGAGTCCAACCTTCCAAATCCTCATGTTGTGCATGGTCTACATGAACAGCATGCAAATCACTTTCCACCAAATCTGGAACAGTAACATTTACAGTCTCATCTCCAAGATTCTTGCCAAAATGAAAACTTTCCTTTTCCACATGTACTGGattttttgaatttgagttttctgGCTGCTTTGCTACATCGCTGATCACCTTGGCATTAGTTCCTCCTCCTGCATTGCTGTCAGTCTTGCACACCTTCATATCATGACCAAACTTGAGACAGGAGCCACAAATAAGGTGAAGACTTTCATATTCAACCTCATATTCAACACCTTCAACAAGAATCTTCTTAGTCACTGGCAATCCTAAATCTATATGAACACAGGCTCGAGCATATCGTCCTCTTTCAGCTAATTTTGTTGCCAAATCAACCTTAACGGGAATGCCAACTGCAGCCGCAACACGGAGCATTGCATCTTCTTGGTAGCACCAAATTGGTAATCCGGAAATTCTAATCCACACTAAAGTTGCTCCAAAACAGTTTTCACTTGATCTAAACTCTTGATCCCAAGGCTTCACAGCCACATAATTTCCTTCGATCATCcacggatatatatatatatatagaactttGAATGGTTTAAGGTAGATAGATATTTTAAAACCAGAGGAGGAAGATACTATTACTTGAAGCTGTAAGCTTTTAATTTTAGTGGCTGCGGCAATGTGAATAATTAGTATCGGGCGCGGTAATTAAACTCGTCATTAAACTCGGATTCAATCAATATATTGCTAGACTTATATCCTGTtaaataacttttaatttaattgtttCATATAAGTAAGTAACATATCGGATTGCAATCAAAATTATTTAGAgacaaagaatttaaaaataaaaatagaaatgtgTTAGCAATTACCAAGGTCAATATTTTAAAGTAGAAAGTTAAATTTACCAAGTAATTATCGAGCATGCGGACCTTCCAGGTAATTGTTTTTTGTCCAATAGCAACATGCATTTATTACTCTAAGTTACCATTATTCACATATTCATCCATTAATAGCTTAAACATTGAAACAAATACTAAAGATGATTTGCTTTGCTAAAAATAAGTACCTGTTAATTTCCTCCCAGCAGGCACACAAGATGTTTATGTCTAACATGACCTATGGCCTCCACTTCAATTATGAAttctctcttcttgttctctgttaaataatttcaaattttaatcacACAACAACAACTACCCTCTAATAATGGAAAGAATCATCGTCAAATAGTCTCAACTACTGTCTAGTGCTATAATGAAAGAAAGGTTGAAAGAA
Encoded here:
- the LOC112749310 gene encoding uncharacterized protein produces the protein MARVHCKNLLGFHCVGIEEAVGHRGGIWFLSSIANASCVVIDQIDQCITVKVSVGHNRPWMAVGDFNEIVAPDESTGAYFSSHRASLLATTLDDCELFDLKVTGRRYTWYRAGQAGRDLAKRLDRAIVNEAWMTMFPEGYSEILSRLHSDHCPILVRCHGSPRVKGSRPFRFQAAWATHPSYKHVISKAWNQEFGGVTERLKMVQQAYLDFNSKIFGNIFMRKNKLEYQIDQIQRRLEVTDVLSLRIKEAELREDYNRLLLQEELFWYQKSREQWVKYGDRNTKFFHL